Within the uncultured Draconibacterium sp. genome, the region TTGCAACTTTTAAATCTTCAAAAGTCTTTTTCATTCTATGAAATTTAAAAAACAGGATTGTCTGTTTGGCTGCAAAATTAGAAAATTAAGCCGACTTACCTCAATTTGTACATTTTACCGGGTAGGGCAAGTACAATGTTTTTAAACTCAAGGTTTAGTAACATTGCAGAAATACGGCTTACAGGAAGTTTTATTTCTGCAGAAATCTGATCGATAAAAAGATCGCCTTGTGCTTTTAACAGGTCCACAACTTTTTGTTCTTCGGGATTTAAATCGATAAACAAACTTGACTGTACGGCGTCAACTTTATCAGTTTTTTCCCAGCCCATAAAATATTCCAGATCATTTATCCCTTCAATTAGAGTTGCTCCGTTATCTCTGATCAGCTGGTTGCAACCTTTCGAATAAGTGTCGCCTGCGCGACCGGGAAAGGCAAATACATCGCGGTTATACGATGATGCAATGTCGGCCGTAATTAACGAGCCGCCTTTCTTGGCCGACTCCACCACAATTGTTGCATCGGCCAGCCCGGCAATAATACGGTTGCGTTTAATAAAGTTGGCCGGGTCAATTTTTGTATTGCTCGGAAAATCAGTAACAATGCCACCACATTCCAACATCTTTTTTGCCGTTTGTTTGTGTATTGCCGGGTAAAGCGTATCGAGGCCATGAGCAATTACACCAACCGTAGGTAGATTGTTGTTCAGTGCACAACGGTGGGCTTGTACATCAATGCCATAGGCCAGACCGCTAACGATTAGAATATTGTATTTTCGTTCGGCAAACTCGCGGCAGAGATCATCTACGATTGACCGACCGTATTCCGTGGCATTGCGGGTTCCCACAATGCTGATTACCCGTTCGGTATCAAGATTCATTTCCCCTTTTGTGTAAATAATAAGCGGAGCGTCAACACAGCTTTTTAATCTTCGCGGATAAGTGGCATCAGTATAAAAGTGAATGTCGATACTGTTTTTATCAATGTACTCCAGCTCTTTTTCAGCCTTTGGTAGTACATTGTTTTTCTTAATCTGGCGGGCATACATTTCTCCAATTCCGGGAACTTTTGTTAACGCTTTGGCCGATTGCGAAAAAACACCTTCGGCGCTGCCAATGTAAGCAACCAGGTTGCGGGCAAGAATGCCTCCAATGTTGGGTAGCATCGAAAGTGCAACTTTGTATTTAAGGTCATTATTCATAAGAGCAGGGAGCTTTGGTTTAGGTTTTTATGATTGAATTTAACGATTCCTGAATACGTTTGCGGTCGTCGATAGTTAAGCCGGCTAGGCTTACTGTCGGGTATTCTGCTATTCCCCTATCGGTTTTAATAATCAGCGTTAAATCGGATAATTCCCCGAAAAACGAATTCTCGAAATGCACCTTTCTTAAGCGGCGTTTTTGAAATTCAATGGAATTATAAGCCTTGCCACTAAAACTTACCACTTTATAATAACGAAGAATAATTCGGTCTCCGTCGTCGGTAAATTCAATGTATTGATAATCGGCTACATGAAAATAAAGATACCATGCCGAAAAAATGCCCAGTCCGGCCAGTGCATACATAACATGATCGAGTAAAAACAGCGCCAGAATACCCAGTGCAATTAGTATGGAAACCAGGAAGAATATTTTTTTGATTTTCGAAACCTTTTCAGTGTTTTGTATTGTCATCTTTCGTTATTAAATATCTAAAACTATTGGCGCGGGCAACCTTATAAAAAGGCAATGCTATTTTTATTGTAACTTTATCGCAATTTAGCAGCTACTTATGGGAAATTCAAAAATTTACTCTAAAATAATTTATAGCCGAAAGTTGGAACAAGAACTGCAGGCTTATATCAACAAATATCCAAAGGGAAAGGTATTTCTGGCTACCGAAGAAACCGTTGATAAACTTTGGGTGGCCAATCTGGATAATTTTCTGGCAGAAAATAGCATTAAGAAAGTGGTCGTTTCAGCCGGAGAGGACAATAAAAAGATTGCCTTGGTTGAAACCATTTGGCAGTTTTTGTCGGAAAATGAGGGAGACCGCAAATCATTGCTTATTAATATTGGCGGCGGAATGCTTACCGATCTTGCAGGTTTTGCGGCCAGCACCTTTAAACGTGGAATTGATTTTCTGAACGTTCCAACAACTTTGCTTTCGCAGGTTGATGCTTCGGTCGGGGGAAAAACAGGTTTTAATTTTAATGGCTTGAAAAACGAAATAGGTGTATTCAAAGAGCCGGTTGCCGTTGTTATTAATACCGATTTTCTGAAAACCATCGATCGCAATAATTTTATCTCGGGTTTTGCCGAAATGATAAAACATGGATTGATTTACAGTACAGAACATTTGGCAGAGCTTAAAGAATTTGATTTCGACAGCATTGATTACGATTTGTTACAGGAAATCATCCGTCACTCGGTAAACGTAAAAGAACATTTCGTAGCCAACGACCTAACCGAGAACAACATCCGAAAAGCATTGAATTTTGGACACACGGTTGGCCATGCTTTCGAAAGTCTGGCCATGAGACAAAACCGGCCGGTTCTGCATGGTTATGCTGTTGCTTATGCCATGATCGCTGAATTGTTTCTATCGGTAAAAATGTGTGGTTTCCCGCAAGCCGATTGTGACAAGTTGACTAAATGGATGTTGGATATTTACGGTAAGTTCGAGATTGAAGAATCCGATTTTGAAGCTTTGTTTCAATTGATGACACACGACAAAAAGAACGATTCCGGACGTATTAATTTTACATTACTTCCAAAAGTTGGCGAAATTGAGATCAACCAGAATTGCAGTAAAGAACTGATTCTGGAAGCGCTTAAATTCTATAAAAGTCTGTAATTAACAGGCTAGAATAACCTCATTATTACTTCTGACATGATTTACCAGGTAACTACCGACATAAAAGAAATTAGCGGGACGATTAATCTTCCGGCATCAAAAAGTATCAGTAACCGGGCATTGATTATTAATGCGTTGAGTTACAGCCCGTATCCGATACGGAACCTGTCGGACAGCGACGATACAAGAGTTTTGACGGCAGCATTGTTTTCAAACAGCAATAAGTTCAACATTGGACATGCCGGAACTGCCATGCGTTTTCTTACTGCTTTTCTGGCAAAAATTGTGGGCGAGTGGGAGATTACCGGATCGGAACGTATGCAGCAACGCCCCATCTCTATTTTGGTAGATGCGCTAAACCAGCTGGGGGCGCAAATTGAATATTTGGGTAATGAAGGTTGTCCACCGTTAAAGATCTTG harbors:
- the dprA gene encoding DNA-processing protein DprA, encoding MNNDLKYKVALSMLPNIGGILARNLVAYIGSAEGVFSQSAKALTKVPGIGEMYARQIKKNNVLPKAEKELEYIDKNSIDIHFYTDATYPRRLKSCVDAPLIIYTKGEMNLDTERVISIVGTRNATEYGRSIVDDLCREFAERKYNILIVSGLAYGIDVQAHRCALNNNLPTVGVIAHGLDTLYPAIHKQTAKKMLECGGIVTDFPSNTKIDPANFIKRNRIIAGLADATIVVESAKKGGSLITADIASSYNRDVFAFPGRAGDTYSKGCNQLIRDNGATLIEGINDLEYFMGWEKTDKVDAVQSSLFIDLNPEEQKVVDLLKAQGDLFIDQISAEIKLPVSRISAMLLNLEFKNIVLALPGKMYKLR
- the aroB gene encoding 3-dehydroquinate synthase; the encoded protein is MGNSKIYSKIIYSRKLEQELQAYINKYPKGKVFLATEETVDKLWVANLDNFLAENSIKKVVVSAGEDNKKIALVETIWQFLSENEGDRKSLLINIGGGMLTDLAGFAASTFKRGIDFLNVPTTLLSQVDASVGGKTGFNFNGLKNEIGVFKEPVAVVINTDFLKTIDRNNFISGFAEMIKHGLIYSTEHLAELKEFDFDSIDYDLLQEIIRHSVNVKEHFVANDLTENNIRKALNFGHTVGHAFESLAMRQNRPVLHGYAVAYAMIAELFLSVKMCGFPQADCDKLTKWMLDIYGKFEIEESDFEALFQLMTHDKKNDSGRINFTLLPKVGEIEINQNCSKELILEALKFYKSL